A section of the Pseudomonas sp. Q1-7 genome encodes:
- a CDS encoding PaaI family thioesterase, whose protein sequence is MQLSNPFLQSLGVELVHWTGGEATFHLPIQARHLNRQGMLHGGLVATLLDAACGYAGLHAAEGEEEVHGVTVMLNIAYLKAARSGTVIACGRISRSGRSLYFAEATLTTEGGELLATAQGTFKQGGARHAA, encoded by the coding sequence ATGCAATTGAGCAATCCGTTCCTGCAGAGCCTCGGCGTCGAACTGGTCCACTGGACCGGCGGCGAGGCCACGTTTCACCTGCCTATCCAGGCGCGCCACCTGAACCGCCAGGGCATGCTCCACGGCGGACTGGTCGCCACCCTGCTGGATGCGGCCTGCGGCTATGCGGGCCTGCATGCCGCCGAGGGCGAGGAGGAGGTCCATGGCGTCACCGTGATGCTCAACATCGCCTACCTGAAAGCGGCCCGCTCCGGGACCGTGATCGCCTGCGGCAGGATCAGCCGTAGCGGGCGCAGCCTGTATTTCGCCGAAGCCACGCTGACGACCGAGGGCGGCGAGTTGCTGGCGACCGCCCAGGGCACCTTCAAGCAGGGAGGGGCGCGCCATGCTGCGTGA
- a CDS encoding enoyl-CoA hydratase/isomerase family protein: protein MSVSLQIRGAVALITLERPDALNALDLDALRALRGHLAEVRDRREVRVAILSGAGERAFCVGADLKRTRDSSASYAEALFLDKEPAAEAGLYIRLMDLADLDLRKPLIAAVNGHCLGGGLELALQCDLRIASGNASFGLPEAVVGSIPAVSGLHRLLKAVPPAHAMQMALTGQRIDAAQALAIGLVSEVADSPAALLDRALALAERVAAQAPLAIQALQSLARQTAHLSDADAQRLTELYWGVLRDTEDRLEGRAAFAEKRPPHYKGR, encoded by the coding sequence ATGTCCGTAAGCCTGCAGATCCGGGGCGCCGTCGCCCTGATCACCCTGGAGCGTCCCGACGCCCTCAACGCGCTCGACCTGGATGCCCTGCGTGCCCTGCGCGGGCACCTGGCGGAGGTCCGCGATCGCCGCGAGGTACGTGTGGCGATCCTCAGCGGGGCCGGGGAGCGCGCGTTCTGCGTCGGCGCCGACCTGAAACGCACCCGCGATTCGTCGGCGTCCTATGCCGAGGCGCTGTTCCTGGACAAGGAGCCGGCCGCCGAGGCCGGCCTCTATATCCGCCTGATGGATCTCGCCGACCTCGACCTGCGCAAGCCGCTGATCGCCGCGGTGAACGGCCACTGCCTCGGCGGCGGCCTGGAGCTGGCGCTGCAGTGCGACCTGCGCATCGCCTCCGGCAACGCCAGCTTCGGCCTGCCGGAGGCGGTGGTCGGTTCGATCCCGGCGGTGTCCGGCCTGCATCGCCTGCTGAAGGCGGTGCCGCCAGCCCATGCCATGCAGATGGCCCTGACCGGGCAACGCATCGACGCCGCCCAGGCATTGGCCATCGGGCTGGTCTCGGAAGTCGCCGACAGCCCGGCGGCGCTGCTCGACCGCGCGCTTGCCCTGGCCGAACGCGTTGCCGCCCAGGCGCCGCTGGCGATCCAGGCATTGCAGTCCCTGGCGCGGCAGACCGCGCACCTGTCGGATGCCGATGCCCAGCGCCTGACCGAACTCTACTGGGGCGTGCTGCGGGACACCGAGGACCGCCTGGAAGGTCGCGCGGCCTTCGCCGAGAAACGCCCGCCGCACTACAAGGGCCGCTAG
- a CDS encoding SDR family NAD(P)-dependent oxidoreductase: protein MSANRFQQGQVAAVTGAARGIGLGIATRLARQGVAVYLLDRDVAALQDAAERLRVEGLDAHGIALDLTQGGEVEQAFGQIRERSGRLDFLVNNAGVVRDKRFLKMTEDDWDLVVDTNLRAQFLCCKAALPLMLEAGFGRIVNLSSRAWLGGFGQANYSAAKGGVVSLTRSLAIEFASKGITVNTVAPGIVDTPLFQAFEPEVQARLKDTVPVKRIGVPDDIANAVEFFLDPASAYVTGQTLYVCGGRSLSSASV from the coding sequence ATGAGCGCGAATCGATTCCAGCAAGGCCAGGTGGCGGCCGTCACCGGCGCCGCCCGCGGCATCGGACTGGGCATCGCCACCCGCCTGGCGCGCCAGGGTGTGGCGGTGTATCTGCTGGACCGCGACGTGGCGGCCCTGCAGGACGCGGCCGAACGGCTGCGAGTCGAAGGCCTGGATGCCCATGGCATCGCCCTGGACCTGACCCAGGGCGGCGAAGTGGAGCAGGCCTTCGGGCAGATCCGCGAACGGTCCGGGCGACTGGACTTTCTGGTGAACAACGCGGGCGTGGTGCGCGACAAGCGTTTCCTGAAGATGACCGAGGACGACTGGGACCTGGTGGTGGATACCAACCTGCGGGCGCAGTTCCTCTGCTGCAAGGCAGCCTTGCCGCTGATGCTGGAGGCGGGCTTCGGGCGCATCGTCAACCTGTCCTCACGCGCCTGGCTGGGCGGCTTTGGCCAGGCTAACTATTCCGCCGCCAAGGGCGGGGTGGTGAGCCTGACCCGCAGCCTGGCCATCGAGTTCGCGTCCAAGGGCATCACGGTCAACACCGTCGCCCCGGGGATCGTCGATACGCCGCTGTTCCAGGCCTTCGAGCCGGAGGTGCAGGCGCGCCTGAAGGACACGGTGCCGGTCAAGCGCATCGGCGTGCCGGACGACATCGCCAATGCGGTGGAGTTCTTCCTCGACCCGGCCAGCGCTTACGTCACCGGCCAGACCCTGTATGTCTGTGGCGGGCGCAGCCTGTCCTCGGCCAGCGTGTAG